The DNA sequence CCACCGGTTCCGCGGCCAGGGTCTGCTTGAGCGCATGCTCCATCCTGCCCACCGGATCCTTGGGATCGGTGGAGGTGAAGGCGTAGCGCGTCAGCCTGTCGCGGGCGTCCGAGGGTTGCAGCAGCAGGCTCGCTGCCTTGTGGCCCAGCCTGTCGCTGGCCGGGGCATAAGGCCTTCCCAGCGGCAACACGATCAACCGCATCAACCAGGCGGCCGGCCGTGAGGGGAAGTTGCGCAGGATGCCCTCGAGCGCCTGTTGCATGGCGTAGAGGGAATCCTGGCAGGCCCATTCCACCAGCGGCAGGTCCGTCTCAGGCCGGCCCTGGTCCTCGTACTGCTTCAGCACCGCCGAGGTGAGGTACAGGTGGCTCAGCATGTCGCCGTAGCGGGCCGAGAGCTTCTCCTTGCGCTTCATCTCGCCGCCCAGCATCAGCAGGCCCACATCCGCCGTGAAGGTGAACGCGGCACTCATGCGCGAGAGCTGGCGGAAGTAGCGGCGGGTGCGGCCGGTACCCGGGGCGGCGGCGAACAGCGCACCGGTGAGGCCCAGGAACAGGGACCGCGCGGCATTGCTGATGGTGAAGCCGATATGCGCGAATAGAGCCTTGTCGAAGTCCACCGCAGCCTTGGCCTGGTCGGCGCTTGAGGCCGCTTCCATCTCCTTGAGCAGATAAGGATGGGCGCGGATCGCGCCCTGGCCGAAGATGATCATGCTGCGCGTGAGGATGTTCGCGCCCTCGACGGTGATGCTCACCGGCACCGCCTGGTAGCCGCGGGCTAGGTAGTTGCGCGGACCCATCATCACGCCGCGCCCACCATGCACGTCCATGGCGTCCGCCAGTACCTGGCGCATGCCCTCGGTACAGTGGTACTTGAGGATGGCCGACAGTACCGAGGGCTTCTCGCCCCGGTCCAAGGCGCCGGCAGTGAGCTTGCGCGCCGCCTCCATGCGGTAGGTGATGCCGGCGATGCGCGCCAGCGCCTCTTCCACGCCCTCGAACTTGCCGATGGGCACGCGGAACTGCTTGCGCACCCGCGCATAGGCACCCGCCACACGGCTGGCGTGCTTGCCCGCGCCGGTGCCGAGGGCCGGCAGCGAGATCGCGCGGCCCACCGACAGGCAGTTCATCAGCATCATCCAACCCTTGCCGATGTACTGGGTGCCGCCGATCAGGCAGTCGAAGGGGATGAACACGTCCTTGCCGCGGGTCGGGCCGTTCATGAAGGCTGCGTTCAGCGGATTGTGGCGTGTGCCGATCTCGATGCCGGGCAGGTTGGTGGGGATCAGCGCAAGGGTGATGCCGAGATCCACCTTGTCGCCCAGGAGGTGGTCCGGATCGTAGGCCTTGAAGGCCACGCCCAGCAGTGTCGAGATGGGCGCGAGGGTGATGTAGCGCTTGTCCCAACTCACGCGGAAGCCCAGCGTCTCCTTGCCCTGGTATGTGCCCTTGCAGACGACACCGGTGTCCGGTAGCGCACCGGCATCGGAGCCCACGTAGGGGCCGGTGAGGGCAAAGCAGGGTATCTCCTCTGCACGCGCGAGGCGCGGCAGGTAGTGCTGCTTCTGCTCCTCGGTGCCGTAGTGCAGGAGCAGCTCGCCGGGACCGAGCGAGTTCGGCACCATCACGGTGACGGCGGCGCTGGTGCTGCGGGTGCCGATCTTCATCACCACCGTGGAGTGCGCCAGGGCCGAGAAGCCCAGGCCACCATACTGCTTGGGGATGATCATGCCGAAGAAGCGGTGCTTGCGGATCTGCTCCCAGGCCTGGGGCGGCAGGTCCTGCAGGTCGTGGGTGATATGCCAGTCGTCCAGCGACTTGCAGAACTCCTCCACGGGACCATCCAGGAAAGCCTGCTCCTCGTCACTGAGCGTTGCGGGCGGGGTGGCTAGCAGCTTGTTCCAGTCCGGCCGGCCGGTGAAGAGGTCCGCATCCCACCAGGTGTTGCCGGCATCGATGGCGATGCGCTCGGTCTCGGAGATGGGTGGCAGCACCTTGCGGAACCAGCCCAAGAGGTGGTCGCTGATGAGCAGCCGCCGCAGCGGCTGCACGTTGAGCACCACGGCCGCGATGAGGAACACGATCCAGGCGGCTGTGGGGGCCTGGTGGCAGAGCCAGCCGTCCGCCACCAGCGCCAGCGCGATGGCTGCGGTCCAGGCCCACAGCGGGGCGGCGAAATAGGCCAGCGCCCACAGCGTGGCGATGACTATGAGCGCGAAGAGGAGTCCCGACATGCTTGTCCCTCAGTGGCGGCGCGGACGCGTTGCGGCCGGCTGGTACGTGATCAACCCTTTCCGAATTCGAAGCGCAGCGACAGGTCCACACCCTGCACGTGTTTGGTGAGCGCGCCCACCGATATGTAGTCCACCCCGGTCTCGGCCACCCGGCGGATCCCCTCCTGGCCTATGCCGCCGGAAGCCTCCAGCTTCGCGCGGCCAGCAGTAAGCTTCACCGCCTCGCGCATGCCCTCGGCATCGAAATTATCCAGCAGCAGGATGTCTGCGCCAGCCGCCAGCGCCTCCCGCACCTGCTCCAGCGTCTCTACCTCCACTTCCACCGGCACCTGAGCGCCGCCCGCGCGTGCCGCCGCGACCGCGGGGCCGATACCCCCAGAGGCCATGATGTGGTTCTCCTTGATAAGGATACCGTCATACAGGCCCATGCGGTGGTTGTTGGCGCCGCCGCAGCGCACCGCATATTTCTGGGCGGTGCGCAGCCCCGGCAGGGTCTTGCGCGTGTCCAGGATGGTGGCGCGGGTACCCTTCACGGCCTCCGCGTAATGCCGCGCCGCGGTAGCGGTGCCGGAGAGGGTCTGCAGGAAGTTGAGCGCGGTGCGTTCGCCAGTGAGGAGGCCCCGGGCCGGGCCCTGCAGCCGGCACAGCACCTGGTCGGGCCGCAGCGTGTCACCTTCCCGCGCCTGCCACTGCACCTGGATCGTGTCATCCACCTGGCGGAACACCTCGTCGAACCAGGCGGTACCGCACAGCACCGCCACGTCCCGCGAGATGACCTGGCCCCGCGCCTGGGCGCTCGCAGGCACCAGCGCTGCGGTGAGGTCGCCCTCGCCGATGTCCTCGGCGAGCGCGCGGCTCACCGTGGCGGGGATGTCGTGGGGAAGGGAGACGGACATGGGTCGCCGGACGGTTGGAAGACGATGCCTATTATAAGGCGGCTGGACCGCCCAAAAGAAAAGCCCGGCCTCATGGCCGGGCTTTTCGATGTGCACTGTCCGCTCAGCCGTGCAGGAAGGGCACGCCGTGGAACGCGGAAGCCATGCACAGCAGCATGGGGATGGAGAGCATGGTGTTGGTGCGGGAGGCCATGGCCGCGACCTTGCGGGCCTTGGCCTTCTCCTCGTCGCTGGCGGCGACAATGCCGAGGACCTTCTTCTGGTTCGGCCAGATCAGCACCCACACGTTGAACAGCATGATGGTGCCGAGCCAGGCGCCGATGCCGATGGTGAGTTGGTAGGTGTTCACCGCCTCGCCCATCATGCCGAAGGCGAAGGCGCCCAGGTTGCCGGTCCAGGCCAGGTAGATGAAGCCCAGCACCCAGGTGACCGCCGCCGACATGCGGAACCACAGCAGGGCGCGCGGCACCACGTACTTGGATATGCCGGCCCCACCCGGGCCGCCCTTGTCCGCGGCCGCATCGGCCATGGCCGGGGTCTGCACGAAGTTGAAGTAGTAGAGCAGGCCGATCCAGGTGATGCCGGCCAGGATATGGAACCAGCGGACCAGGACCAGCCAGTTCAGGCTGCCCACGCCCATGCTGGCTATCAGCGCCACCACGATGGCGAGCACGAAGCCCAGG is a window from the Gammaproteobacteria bacterium genome containing:
- a CDS encoding acyl-CoA dehydrogenase → MSGLLFALIVIATLWALAYFAAPLWAWTAAIALALVADGWLCHQAPTAAWIVFLIAAVVLNVQPLRRLLISDHLLGWFRKVLPPISETERIAIDAGNTWWDADLFTGRPDWNKLLATPPATLSDEEQAFLDGPVEEFCKSLDDWHITHDLQDLPPQAWEQIRKHRFFGMIIPKQYGGLGFSALAHSTVVMKIGTRSTSAAVTVMVPNSLGPGELLLHYGTEEQKQHYLPRLARAEEIPCFALTGPYVGSDAGALPDTGVVCKGTYQGKETLGFRVSWDKRYITLAPISTLLGVAFKAYDPDHLLGDKVDLGITLALIPTNLPGIEIGTRHNPLNAAFMNGPTRGKDVFIPFDCLIGGTQYIGKGWMMLMNCLSVGRAISLPALGTGAGKHASRVAGAYARVRKQFRVPIGKFEGVEEALARIAGITYRMEAARKLTAGALDRGEKPSVLSAILKYHCTEGMRQVLADAMDVHGGRGVMMGPRNYLARGYQAVPVSITVEGANILTRSMIIFGQGAIRAHPYLLKEMEAASSADQAKAAVDFDKALFAHIGFTISNAARSLFLGLTGALFAAAPGTGRTRRYFRQLSRMSAAFTFTADVGLLMLGGEMKRKEKLSARYGDMLSHLYLTSAVLKQYEDQGRPETDLPLVEWACQDSLYAMQQALEGILRNFPSRPAAWLMRLIVLPLGRPYAPASDRLGHKAASLLLQPSDARDRLTRYAFTSTDPKDPVGRMEHALKQTLAAEPVEEKLQAGLKKRLAPANYLKLVDEAAAKNVLSTDEARLLRDAHAVARDAIDVDEFGTMRGE
- a CDS encoding urate hydroxylase PuuD, producing MNPLNSIKGTLTLGFVLAIVVALIASMGVGSLNWLVLVRWFHILAGITWIGLLYYFNFVQTPAMADAAADKGGPGGAGISKYVVPRALLWFRMSAAVTWVLGFIYLAWTGNLGAFAFGMMGEAVNTYQLTIGIGAWLGTIMLFNVWVLIWPNQKKVLGIVAASDEEKAKARKVAAMASRTNTMLSIPMLLCMASAFHGVPFLHG
- the nadC gene encoding carboxylating nicotinate-nucleotide diphosphorylase; translation: MSVSLPHDIPATVSRALAEDIGEGDLTAALVPASAQARGQVISRDVAVLCGTAWFDEVFRQVDDTIQVQWQAREGDTLRPDQVLCRLQGPARGLLTGERTALNFLQTLSGTATAARHYAEAVKGTRATILDTRKTLPGLRTAQKYAVRCGGANNHRMGLYDGILIKENHIMASGGIGPAVAAARAGGAQVPVEVEVETLEQVREALAAGADILLLDNFDAEGMREAVKLTAGRAKLEASGGIGQEGIRRVAETGVDYISVGALTKHVQGVDLSLRFEFGKG